Sequence from the Helianthus annuus cultivar XRQ/B chromosome 13, HanXRQr2.0-SUNRISE, whole genome shotgun sequence genome:
atcttaccaacactatactacgtccacgatgggtgcacttgcccatatgtgtgtttagtgttagtgaatatcgtgttttataaatttaaaacttggctaaaagtgtaaaaaaagggcttaaatatacatcaaaattatattacactacacgcaaaTCAGAGGCATTCTTTGAAATTCCCTGCATAAACTCATAATATTTGTTAAATTCATGCATCTAAATATAGTTAATATTAGTTTGCAAAAAGATAGCTggtctttttttttaattaaaatataactaaaataGCTAAGCGGTTTACATATACTTCCTTACAACATTTACTTGCATTAATTATAAATTAGACTATAGTTTTGAGTAACTATTTATACATCATAAAAGTTAATTCATATAATATCATAAGATACTATACTAATAATAAATTGTACCTTAGCATGTGACATGCTTATTAATATATGCATATAACGTGTCCCATACTTTGTATGGCCTTTTCTACCGAAGATTGGACAGGACATTGGTCATCAAATTAACATATCTTAGGTACACTAAGGACCGTACTGACCGTATGATATTTAAAATTATTATAAATCCTTAAATTAACATATTATTATAAAATCCTTAAATTAACATACAAAAAAAAGTCACATCATGAAGATCTGAAATTCATAACTACCTTTTGATCTCTTCCGTTAAAACTACTTTCACATCAGTTACGGTTTCAGGGCCGTTACGGCTGCCGACAGTTACTATAACTTAGTAACTGTCGTCAGCAAGTCTCGTAGTTGTTGCAATGATGTAGTCGTCGTCGTTGTTATTGTCGGTAGTTGTGTCTGCCGGCATATATTTGGTGTTCTGATGTAACTACTCGTTGTAGTTgttgttggtgttggtgttgatAGCGGTGTTGGTCGCCTCCTAATATCATTTCTTTTTGGCGGCGGAGTTCCATAACTTTCCGGTGAGAATTAGAATGCTGAGTCAGCACAAACGTCGGGCTGGCCGCCGGACGATACTCTGGGACTAGCCGGCCCGACTTGTACCTGACGCCGCAGGCGTTGCATAGCGTCTTGGGACCTAATGGTCCAGTGCGCCACTGTGGCGTCTTTTCAGACGCACAGTGTGTGCAACGCCTAGCGGCGTTAGGTTCTGACGTCGTTTCACACGACGTTTCGGAGGAGTGAGTGGTGGGTATAGGTGTTGATGCCCAACTTGTGTTGTTTGACGGTGCTCTAGTTCTCTTTGTTCTTGATCTGCTGTGGAACGAAGGGTTTTCTGGTCGGAAGTTTATAGTTCCGGCGATGTTGTTCGCCGGAAAATTGCTGACGGAATCGTCGACAAATTTTGATAGCCATTCGAGCTCCGCCACGTCATCACTCTACACATtccaaattcaaaaaaaaaatcatcattaGTTATTGACCAATAAAAAGATAATCCAAAAAAAGATACCAATTTTTTTAACTCTTACACAACCTTTAATTACTCCTAAATTCTTTGTTTATCACGATAATTGAACACTATACATGGGAACACCATACCATCACATCTTGATTAAGGTGTAAACAAACAGGTTTGAGCTTGTCTAGGCTTAAGTTTGACtcgtttaatatatataattattttatatataatttttatttgtaTGTTCTTTATATCATAAgttcatatataataataattattatcaaaataaatatattaaatgaATTATATAAAAGTTGTATAAATAATATGAGCAAGATATAGCtcaataataaaaatatatattaactgAATTATATAAAAATTGTATAAATAATAGGCTTACGAGCAAGATCGAGCTCTCAAGTACAGGCTTGTTTATTTACTAACCTCATTTAAGTTCAGCtattggcaaaggcaaagcctttaaacaccttgggagagagaggtcttgggttcaagtcccatagACGAcaggaataaaagaaatttgtcgttcaaaaaaaaagttcaGCTAGATTCGAGTTTTTAATGAATTGATCTAGAGTACCACACGAGTTgtttggctcgtttacacccttaaaataaaaaaaacaaaaaaaaaaaaaaaaacaaatggatAACTATTTATGTACATGTGAAAAAGTTGAGTTAAATTACCGGAACGCAGAAGTGGTCCGTGAAGTCGGTAgtggtattattattattgttgttgaaaCTGTACTGAAAGTCGCTGTTGAATAACtgtgtggcggtggtggtggcggtagAAGGCGCAAACACGTCATCGCGGTCACCGGAGAAATCAAAGAGGTCGTCAACACCGAACACGTCTTGTCCGGCGGACGGCATACCATAAATATCCATTAGTTTTGGTTTCTACTCCAGTTATCCGCAAACGAAAATGTTTGTCTAAGTTCTTAGGATGACTACTGCGATTGCTGGCAGTAAGCGAGCAGTCGCAGTGGCCGTCCTTAGAACAGAAAGAAAGTAGGGTTTGGGTTAGATGAGGAGGAAGGTGAAAGGGGTTGTTAATATAGTATGGATTATTGGGGGGTGGGGG
This genomic interval carries:
- the LOC110900082 gene encoding GATA transcription factor 4 encodes the protein MDIYGMPSAGQDVFGVDDLFDFSGDRDDVFAPSTATTTATQLFNSDFQYSFNNNNNNTTTDFTDHFCVPSDDVAELEWLSKFVDDSVSNFPANNIAGTINFRPENPSFHSRSRTKRTRAPSNNTSWASTPIPTTHSSETSCETTSEPNAARRCTHCASEKTPQWRTGPLGPKTLCNACGVRYKSGRLVPEYRPAASPTFVLTQHSNSHRKVMELRRQKEMILGGDQHRYQHQHQQQLQRVVTSEHQIYAGRHNYRQ